A stretch of DNA from Tigriopus californicus strain San Diego chromosome 11, Tcal_SD_v2.1, whole genome shotgun sequence:
ttcggTTTGGTCAAGGTCCAATGTGCTTGGGGCGATTCTTCCAATGAAGCGACAGAGTCTCTTCAGATCGCAGAAggttggagcaggttccaagtccaaactgtgAGACTGTGATGCTCGAGTTGTGCTGTGAGTCGCACATTTATCGACATATTGTGTGAAAATCTTtgtcgtgtaactggaccTTATCTTCTATAAGTAAGACGTGTTTCAAGGACGTTTAACAAACCACTTCAAATGTCCACATAGTCTAATCTTGTCAGTTACCCTCTCCCGAAGGGTGTGCATTTAGATGacctttgtttcaaaacaatattACCTTCACATATTCTTTACTCTTTTTAATGCTACCTTGAATGTTTTATAATAGTTTTAAAAACAGTTGGTTATTTGCTCTCAGTACACAAACATTTGCAGTTCAGCCTGATAATGGGAATCATTATTTATGCAAACCATGTATGCCCATACTTCAAAGTGATATTCTTCTGTACTGTGCCAATGGATCAAATATAACGCAATGCATTTGAGCGTTGCAGGATTTGctaaagaaagaaattccTGTGAAGTCCAAATGCACCCATACATTTACTAAATCGTTGTGAACCTTCGGGTCGTGACTTTTCAACTCATCTCTTTAAGTAATAaggttttggccttgaaaaaggccTTGTTTTCAGGTACTGCGTAGAAGATGGCAACTTTACTTGGAAGAAGTGTATTTAGTGACAGCTTTGGTTCCCTCAGAGACAGCGTGCTTAGCCAACTCTCCAGGCAAGAGGAGTCGCACGGCAGTTTGGATCTCCCGGGAGGTGATGGTTGACCGCTTGTTGTAGTGAGCCAAGCGAGAAGCCTCGGAGGCAATACGCTCAAAGATGTCATTCACGAACGAGTTCATGATGGACATGGCCTTGGAGGAGATGCCAGTGTCGGGATGGACCTGCTTCAACACCTTGTAGATGTAGATAGCATAGGACTCCTTGCGCTTGcggttcttcttcttgtcgcCCTTGGAGATGTTCTTTTGGGCTTTGCCGGCCTTCTTGGCAGCTTTTCCAGATACTTTGGGAGGCATGGTGACAACGATGAGACGGTCGTGAGTTCAAACAGGTTTGATGATGAGTCAAACTCGAGCACAGCTTTTATATGGCGAGCAATGTTCTCAGAGCCGTTCCTCACACCGGTTGGCTGACTAGTTCTGTATGCTCGcgaaaggaagaaaaggagggagaggagaagagCGGATGGAATTAGATGAGCAGCCTGGCGCATCCCAGAAGAGATCAGGGCGCACTCGTTATTTGAAAAAGACGGTTAAATGATAAGTGAGGCCATTTAGAAACGCTTACCGCCAGTTGCTCGAATATGTCTGAGATCTTATAAATGTGCAAGGGTAATTTCCCGAATGTAACTTAAACTAaaccaactttttttgtcattagGAAGGGGCTACACTCTAGCTCTTGGGTTTTCAGATTgaaattcaaggccatttcACAAAGCTCATTGTGCGATTAGAAAGACGAATTTGGCCGAGAAAATCCCCCACTATAACTTATCGTAAGAACGAAGATTCATTAACTTCGAGAAGTTGTTAATGCTAATGCTAATGAATTAGAACATGCTGTAGAACATTCAAGCTCACTTCAAAAGAGGCGCTTTATACAAAAACTGTATGGAAAATGCCGTCATTGATCCCTCCTTTTGCTTCAGCCAATACTTTTCAATCTGGTGTAGAGTATATCAATAGGTAAGACAAGCCAAATTGAATTATTACTTGCTAATTAAACCCAAAGACGTTGATGCACTATCGAGAGCAATTGTGACATGACCGATGTCCGGTATTACAACCCGGCAACACTGACCAAAACGGGCCAACTTCTGCCTGCTCTTTTTGTGCcttcaaatccaaattggTGGTTGTTAGGAGCAGAATGATCAAAACTAAACCTTGGCCAAAACCATGTCATTGGTCCTGTGGAAACATCCAACAGGCGTCAAAGAACACAAAGTGGAAGCCAAACTTGACTACAAATTCGTTCAGAACAATTTTTCCCTCATCTGTTAGATAATTCATCTCTCAAATAAATCTACAATCATGTCCGGACGAGGCAAAGGAGGCAAAGTGAAAGGAAAGGCAAAGAGCCGATCCAACCGTGCCGGACTTCAGTTCCCCGTTGGACGTATTCATCGTCTTCTCCGCAAGGGAAATTATGCCGAGCGAGTGGGAGCCGGTGCCCCCGTGTACTTGGCCGCTGTCATGGAGTACTTGGCGGCTGAGGTCCTCGAGTTGGCTGGCAACGCTGCCCGTGACAACAAGAAGACCCGTATCATTCCCCGTCACTTGCAACTGGCCATCCGTAACGACGAGGAATTGAACAAGCTCCTGTCGGGTGTGACCATCGCTCAAGGAGGTGTACTGCCTAACATCCAAGCCGTCCTCCTCCCCAAGAAGACCGAGAAGAAAGCTTAAACTTCCCATTGCAACATCCTACCTCCAAAGGCCCTTTTCAGGGCCAAAACTCTGTTCCTAGAGTGATCTAAAGCGAAATATCTGAATTTGACGTCATGCTGAAATGgcatttattaaaaaaatcgCGTGGCACATTAAGAGTTAAATGTTGAAATTTCCCACATATATTCATCCGTGAAATCACTGGGCAAAAACTCGAACTAAAACGTTATTCATTCAAGTTTTGTGCGTACAAATATAACTAGGAACGTGCAAGATAGTTGTTAATGAAGGTGAATTTTAGAttatttcactttcatttATTAATATAATCCCTTACTTTGACGATAAAGCTATTAATTCTTTATGTCAGCTCCACATGAGAACTATTTTACTTTGTGATTAGGTAGAAATGAAATCAGGTACCATTTGTGTTGCTAGATGGACTGTTAGCTTTAGAGATAGGAGTGCAACATAAACGTAACTCTGTCAATCATTCgtaaaaagacattttctccGTACAACCACATGGGAATGGATGATAGCAAATTTATTGAAGTGCTCGCAAAGAGTGAAAAAACCCTTGTTTAATTGTTTTTAGTATGCCGCAAGTGTTGGGAAATTTGCCCTTGCAGGATTGAACATGTGTTCCATAAGACTTTGTGATGTGTTCGTTGGGTCATAACTAGACCTAGAAAAAAGAGTTGGCTTTTCAGCCGAAATGAGTTTTTGAAGTAGAGAAActtcaaatgaagatgaaagaaCACGaaagaaattgtcaaatcttgaaaaagagttgtgaaaatgtgcaaaaaaggtaTAGAAATGCTATATAGCCCTTAGGTCTCTGTTGTTGCATGtttatttgttacaaaatctgGGCACCCAACTGTATTTACCAGgctatccattgagttcacaagaaatttacattttttcttgcaatgttcCACATTAGGACACGTCTTCAATTAATATAGATGTCATGGTAGACAATTGACTCTCTCCTGGAGCCTCCAGTTTTAGTTGCTGAGGGAGGcttttgttctcaaaacgATTTTAGATCGGGCCAAACCCATGACGGTAGATGGAGCTCAACTGCatgctctctttttttgcagactttctcaaagcaaaagttgaatttgatttatgcaatggggtacccccacgtggtttcgtgatcgcaaattttgaaatgcgacagtactaaaatTTACccattcccatttcaaaatgtgcgttgaAAGAAGAATCCAATCCCATTAGACCTCCTTCAACCTatatcaataaatcaatcacgtcacCTGTTTGGTCCAGAGTCATTCGTGCTCGTGTTATGTGATCCTTCGACCCGCAGAGAAGGTCGTACCGAAAATAGCATTCCAAGTCGCTCATTGGCTTAAACTTTCGACTTTCTTGACCTTGGGCCAATGATATTGAAGGAAGGGTGTTCCGACGATATCAGAATCTAACCGCGGGCTCGGTTTGTGGTTGCTCGTCTGCCCCAATGTAGTCTCTTCGTGGCCTTTTAGGCTTGCATTACAATAACGAGTTTTCTGGTATGATGGCCagatgagaaagaaggagCGAGAGTGCTGTCGTGATTTAGTGGGTGTCCTTGGAAGTCGTGAGAAATATACCTTGTTACAATTTTAATATATCTCGTGTCGATCAAGAGTCGTAAGACAAGAGTACGCGGTGAAGAGAAATCTTCAACACATTAGAAGGGAGTTCTCTAAGCTCAATAGTGTACATCATTATGAAATACggccaatcaatcaatttctgaAGTAGAgtacgacatttttgtagaccatcaataatcaaattgcattttcttaTTTACTATTGGCCAATagtagaaataaaaaaatgaataagaatCCTCCGAGTTGAGAGTCAGGCAAATGAAGTAGTCAAAATAACGCTTTCTCACCTTAAATCATCGCCATTGGTCCTTCCAATTTGGTCCTTTGAGCCAGATACTTGATTGTCGagatttgtccaaatttccaatCCGGGACAAAAGTGAATACAGTTCCAAATTCCAACTGTGGGACTCCTAGTGACATAACAAGCATGACAAACTTCCAAGAAAGTTCGTCATTTGACCCAAAAGGATGCAAGGTGGACATAGCGGGAACAAAAGCGATCTATTACTAGACAAATTGCGAATCTGGAGAGGGACCTAATGGCTGTCCCACCAGTATTGCGAACAGGGTTAAGAGTCCTTGCAGATCGATTGAAGTCAACATTGGATAAATTGTCATCATTGATGACCACTTTCCTCGGCAACatgagagaagaagaggaacgtGAGgtaatggaacaaaaattggAGGATGAGACCAAACGGGTCTTAAAATTGGTGGCATTGGTTCAGGAACATGTCGAAGCAAGAGACGCGGAACCAAGCACGATCTTTGGAAGTAAAGAACGAAATCTTCAACAATATTGGGAAGAAGACCGTTTACGCCTCCAGGAAACAAATAATGCGATTGCCAAGATTAACTTGGAATGAGCCATGGGTGATGAGAGAAGATCTCAAGCCCAATTAGAGGATTTGCAATTGAGAAGTCGAGTTGGGGATTTTGACGGAGAAGAGATACTCCCAAACAAACCTCAGGCTGATGGGAGGATGGGTTGGCTCCTGCCAATCCCAGGACGTTCTAACGTGATCCCAAACTATCATCTTGAACAACAAGGACGATTTGTCGATCGTAAGGGTTATCAACCGCATTGGGCCGAGGGTGAGAATGATTGGATGCTAAATCCTAAGGTTACGTTTGGACAATCTGGAGAAGGAAAGGGTTCCTTTGATGTGAAAATGCCTCATTTTAATGGAGACATCCAACAATTTACAGAGTGGAGCAACATGTTCCAAGCTCTCGCCCATAACATGGCAAGAAGCACCCCAGAGGAGATGGGGCTTCTTAATGCATCATTGGGCGAGAAACCACGGGCCTTTATTGTAGGGTATGATAATTCTGAGCACGATTACGTTAATGCCTTGAAAACCCTTCGTCAAGTTTATGGTGACCAACTCTTGGTAGTGGATGCCCATCAACCCTCGAAAAGTTAAGCAATGTCAAATCAGGAGATGCGGAGAGTCTGGCCGATTTTGCGGCCAAGGTGCAAGGTCATCTGTTCACCATCAAGAATCATTGTCCGCCCGGAGATGGTTTCTCTTGCATACATCATACGAATGCTAGAAGGGAAGTTAGACAAACagaatttcaattcatggtATGATTACTCAAGGAACTTGCCTTCAAATGGAAAGGAGACCAAATTTTGTGCGTGGCTCCTCTGTGCGGTCCATAGGGACAATCGGCACAGAACATCAATGCAAGAAATG
This window harbors:
- the LOC131890219 gene encoding histone H2B.3, whose product is MPPKVSGKAAKKAGKAQKNISKGDKKKNRKRKESYAIYIYKVLKQVHPDTGISSKAMSIMNSFVNDIFERIASEASRLAHYNKRSTITSREIQTAVRLLLPGELAKHAVSEGTKAVTKYTSSK
- the LOC131890925 gene encoding histone H2A, which translates into the protein MSGRGKGGKVKGKAKSRSNRAGLQFPVGRIHRLLRKGNYAERVGAGAPVYLAAVMEYLAAEVLELAGNAARDNKKTRIIPRHLQLAIRNDEELNKLLSGVTIAQGGVLPNIQAVLLPKKTEKKA